In Campylobacterota bacterium, one DNA window encodes the following:
- a CDS encoding alkaline phosphatase family protein: MIKKILHICALLFALLCCKLVAGLPEPRVVMVIVVDQLAYHYIDKLEHFFNDGIKLMRNKGINYERAFFDYGAPSTAPGHATLATGTLPKNHGIILNSWIRDDGKHIKCAHDEHDGAAVYKTVSSFYDKCRSARQLMADTLSDQLVMASNDDVQHQAIALSLKDRAAINMAGTKGKAIWMDFVGSRFTSSKAYFELFPAWLEQFNTSINLAHRIDFEWILRYPRSHYAYQFSHLHNYDYCAISQPIAGQGKVIFDEVLQHRKTHKAADPNADTDYEENGKNGDSPHKNTGTSLLCKTPEGNQILIDLAKLCIDQHLKTNNNGKLLLWVSLSSLDMLGHDYGPHSAEVLDMIYQLDRQLGNLMRYAQRRVGRKSVVMAMTADHGVGPLPEVSQDMGLDLAHRIMAPDLVKGMNDVIEQKYGLKEIVSFFKTHQFYLNKKVFDSLEAQEQKKILKTLKKHLKQQPGIANAWTYADLDEHDNPAFDKTMLYKNQLYPNRSGDLICMPAPYCLPSKHSTGTGHRTPYDYDRHVPLCLYGHGLGKPGSKIMQTVSTTQLAPTLAKLLRISAPSACVDPALPGF; this comes from the coding sequence ATGATAAAAAAAATCTTACACATTTGTGCGCTCCTCTTTGCACTTTTATGCTGCAAGTTAGTTGCCGGCCTGCCTGAGCCGCGCGTTGTTATGGTTATTGTTGTTGACCAACTCGCCTACCATTATATTGATAAGCTTGAGCATTTTTTTAATGACGGCATCAAGCTCATGCGTAACAAAGGCATTAACTATGAACGTGCTTTTTTTGATTACGGTGCACCCTCAACCGCGCCAGGACACGCAACACTAGCCACCGGCACACTACCAAAAAATCATGGCATAATTTTGAACAGCTGGATACGCGATGATGGTAAACACATTAAATGTGCCCATGACGAACATGATGGCGCTGCTGTCTATAAAACAGTCTCTTCATTTTACGACAAATGCCGCAGTGCACGTCAACTAATGGCTGACACACTCTCCGACCAACTTGTTATGGCATCAAACGATGACGTTCAGCACCAAGCAATTGCCCTCTCTCTCAAAGACCGTGCCGCAATCAACATGGCAGGCACAAAAGGCAAGGCTATCTGGATGGACTTTGTTGGCAGCCGATTTACCAGTAGCAAGGCATATTTTGAACTGTTTCCAGCGTGGCTTGAACAATTCAACACTTCAATCAACCTTGCACATCGTATCGACTTTGAATGGATCTTGCGGTATCCACGCTCCCACTACGCATACCAGTTTAGTCACCTGCATAACTATGACTACTGCGCTATTTCGCAGCCTATTGCCGGACAGGGAAAAGTTATTTTTGATGAAGTATTACAACATCGTAAAACACATAAAGCAGCTGATCCAAATGCAGATACTGATTATGAAGAGAACGGCAAAAACGGTGACAGCCCTCATAAAAACACCGGCACCTCACTGCTGTGTAAAACACCAGAGGGAAACCAAATTTTGATTGACTTGGCAAAACTGTGCATAGACCAACACCTCAAGACAAACAACAACGGAAAACTTCTGCTATGGGTTTCGCTTTCAAGCCTTGACATGCTAGGCCACGACTACGGACCACACAGTGCAGAGGTACTTGATATGATCTATCAGCTTGACCGCCAGCTGGGCAACTTAATGCGTTACGCACAGCGACGTGTTGGACGAAAGTCAGTTGTCATGGCCATGACGGCCGATCACGGTGTTGGTCCCTTGCCTGAAGTTTCACAGGACATGGGCCTTGACCTGGCTCATCGCATTATGGCGCCAGACCTGGTTAAGGGTATGAATGACGTGATCGAACAAAAATATGGGCTTAAAGAAATCGTTAGTTTTTTCAAAACTCACCAGTTTTATTTGAACAAAAAAGTATTTGATTCGCTTGAGGCACAAGAACAAAAAAAGATTTTAAAAACACTTAAAAAACACCTCAAGCAACAACCCGGCATTGCCAACGCCTGGACGTATGCCGACCTTGACGAACACGACAACCCAGCCTTTGACAAAACCATGCTCTACAAAAACCAGCTTTACCCCAATCGCAGCGGCGATTTGATTTGCATGCCAGCACCCTACTGCCTACCAAGCAAGCACAGCACGGGCACCGGCCATCGTACGCCGTATGACTACGATCGTCACGTCCCCCTTTGCTTGTATGGCCATGGGCTGGGCAAACCGGGCAGTAAAATTATGCAAACCGTTTCTACCACGCAACTTGCTCCAACACTTGCAAAATTATTGCGCATTAGCGCACCCTCTGCGTGTGTTGACCCTGCACTGCCTGGGTTTTGA